TTCGCCCATTGTGCAATATTCCCCACTGCTGCCTCCCGTAGGAGTCTGGGCCGTGTCTCAGTCCCAGTGTGGCCGGTCACCCTCTCAGGCCGGCTACCCGTCGACGCCTTGGTGAGCCATTACCTCACCAACAAGCTGATAGGCCGCGAGCCCATCCCCAACCGAAAAATCTTTCCCACCACAGGAGATGCCTCCGCGGTGCGTATCCGGTATTAGCAGTCGTTTCCGACTGTTATCCCAGAGTCAGGGGCAGGTTGCTCACGTGTTACTCACCCGTTCGCCACTGATCCACTCCAGCAAGCTGGAGCTTCACCGTTCGACTTGCATGTGTTAAGCACGCCGCCAGCGTTCATCCTGAGCCAGGATCAAACTCTCCGTAAAAAACGAAAGCCACAACACGACCGGGAAAACGATCACTGCTGCAGCGAGTTCAATCATGACCAAAAAAGGATGTCAAAACTGACTTCCAAAAATTGATCCAAAGGAATCTCACGACTGACCAAAGTCAGCCGACGAGGTTATTTGGCATTTGACAAGTGCACGCTGTTGAGTTCTCAAGGATCGGACGCACCCAGCCCCACGACTCCCGCCGTGGCCCTCCGGGGCAACTTCACTATCTTATCTCTCTCTCCCGACTTGTCAAACCGACACGCTGTGTCGCTCGGACCGTCTCTCGGGAGTGAGAAGCCCCATCCTAGGTCTCTCGACCGCGCAGCTCAAGAGCCGCTCTTCAGAAGGGGTGTCGCTTGCTTGGGGTGGGAACCTTCCGGCTCAACCTCACCGCTTGGCGGCGACAAGGGAATACATTACGCGGATCGCGGGGCCTCGGCAAATCGGGGCGGCGTGACGGCGTGTCGCGCGCGATCCCGGGCCGCGGACCGCCGTCAGCCCGCGACGAAGATGCCCGCGAGCGCCTTCTTGCCGCGGCGGAGAACCGACACTCCCCCGGGCAGGCCGCCCGTGATCGTCGCGTCCTCCGACTCGACCTTGGCGCCGTCGAGGGTCACGCCGCCCTGGGCGATCGCCCGGCGCGCCTCCGACAGCGACGCGACGAGGCCCGTCTCGACGAGCGCCTGCAGCACGGGCGTGCCGGGGACGAGCGTCGCGTTCGGCAGCTCCCGCAGGGCCGAGGCGAGCGTGCCGGCGTCGAGTGCCGCGAGATCGCCCTTGCCGAACAGTGCCTCCGACGCGGCGATCGCCTTCTCGGCCGCGTCGATGCCGTGCACGGTCGCGGTCACCTCGAGCGCCAGGCGCTTCTGCGCCGCCCGCCGGAACGGCTCGGTCTCGACCTGCTGCGCGAGCTCCTCGATCTCGGCGCGCGTGAGGAACGTGAACACCTTCAGCAGCGTCACGACGATCGCGTCGTCGGCATTGAGCCAGAACTGATACATCGCGTACGGGCTGCACATCTCGGCGTCGAGCCAGATCGCGTTGCCCTCGCTCTTGCCGAACTTCTTGCCGTCGGCGTCGGTGATGAGCGGGGTGCCGATCGCGTGCACCGAGGTCCCCTCGACGCGATGGACGAGGTCGGTGCCGCTCGTGAGGTTGCCCCACTGGTCGGATCCGCCGGTCTGCAGCACGCACCCGTACTCGCGGTACAGCTGCAGGAAGTCCATGCCCTGGAGGATCTGGTAGCTGAACTCGGTGTAGCTGATCCCCGTCTCCGAGTTGAGCCGCGCGCTCACCGAGTCCTTCTTGAGCATCGTGCCCACGCGGAAGTGCTTGCCGATGTCGCGGAGGAAGTCGATCGCGCTCATCGGCGCGGTCCAGTCGAGGTTGTTCACGATCCGCGCGGCGTTCTCGCCCTCGAAGCTGAGGAAGCGCTCGACCTGGGTGCGCAGGCGCGCCACCCATCCCGCCACCGTCTCGGCGTCGTTGAGGGTGCGCTCAGCCGTCGGCTTGGGATCGCCGATCAGACCGGTGGCGCCGCCCACGAGCCCGAGCGGACGGTGCCCCGCGAGCTGCAGGCGGCGCATCGTCAGCAACTGGACGAGGTTGCCCAGGTGCAGGCTCGGCGCGGTGGGATCGAAGCCGCAGTAGTAGACGATCGGGTCGCCGCCGAGGAGCTCGCGCAGAGCCTCCTGGTCGGTCGACACGTGGACGAGGCCACGCCACACCAGCTCGTCGAAGACGTTCTCGAACGTCGGGTCGTTCGCCTGCACGGCGACGGGGGTCACTGCGGTCACCCGTCCAGCCTAAAGGGCCGGACGAGCCGGGATCACAGCCCGAGGGCGTGCGCGGCGCGCTGCGCGCGGGCCACGAGCTCGGCTCGCTGCTCGGCGACGCGCTCCGGGGCGGTGCCGCCCACGCCCGAGCGCGAGGCGACCGAGCCGTCGATCGTGAGCACCTCGCGGACCTCGGGGGTCAGCTGCTCCGACACCGACGCGAGCAGCTCGTCGTCGGCGTCCTCGAGCCCGATGCCCCGCTCCTCGCACGCGCGGACGAGCGCGCCCGAGATCTCGTGCGCGTCGCGGAACGGCACGCGGCGCTTGACGAGCCACTCGGCCACGTCGGTCGCGAGCGAGAAGCCCTGCGGCGCGAGCTCCGCCATCCGATCCGTGTCGAACCGCATCGTGGCGACCATGCCGGTGAAGGCCGGCAGCAGCACCTCGAGGGTGGCGACCGAGTCGAAGACCGGCTCCTTGTCCTCCTGCAGATCGCGGTTGTACGCGAGCGGGAGCGCCTTGAGCGTGGCCAGCAGTCCGGTGAGGTTGCCGATGAGGCGCCCCGACTTGCCGCGCGCGAGCTCGGCGATGTCGGGGTTCTTCTTCTGCGGCATGATGCTCGAGCCGGTCGAGTAGCCGTCGTCGAGCGTGACGAAGCCGAACTCGCGCGTGTTCCAGAGGATGATCTCCTCGGCCAGGCGCGAGACGTCGATGCCGATCTGCGCCGCGATGTAGGCGAACTCCGCCACCACGTCGCGGGCGGCGGTGCCGTCGAGCGAGTTCTCCGACGGGCGGTCGAGGCCGAGCTCGTCGGCCACGAGCTGCGGGTCGAGCCCGAGGGTGGATCCGGCGAGCGCTCCCCCGCCGTACGGCGAGACGCCGGCGCGGGCGCGCCAGTCGCGCAGACGCTCGAGATCGCGCACGAGGGGCCAGGCGTGGGCCTGCAGGTGGTGCGCCAGCAGCACCGGCTGCGCGTGCTGCAGGTGCGTGCGGCCGGGCAGGATCGCGCCGGGGTGGGCCTCGGCCTGCGCCACGAGCGCGTCGACGAGGGCGAGCAGCTCCTTCGCGATGACCTGGGCGTGGTCGATGAGGTACATCCGCACCAGGGTGGCGATCTGATCGTTGCGGCTGCGCCCGGCGCGCAGGCGCCCGCCGAGATCGGCACCCACCTCGTCGATGAGCGCCGCTTCGAGCGCGCCGTGGACGTCCTCGTCGGTGGGCCGGGGGCGCAGCGTGCCGTCCTGGACGCGGGCGGCGAGGGCGTCGAGGCCCTCGTGCATGCGCCGGGCCTCGTCGTCGGTGAGGTAGCCGGCCGCGGCCAGCGCCGTCGCGTGGGCGTGAGAGCCGCGGATGTCGTAGAGCGCCAGGGCCCAGTCGAAGTGGGTCGAGCGGCTCAGCTCCTGCAGCTCGGGCGACGGACCGCTCGCGAATCGTGCGCCCCAGAGGGCTCCCTCGTTCGTGCCGTGTCCGCTCGTGCTCACGGGTCCAGCCTACGGTGTGAGCCGCGAGCGCTCGTGCGGCGGGGTGAGGCGCCGGGCGAGCCAGGAGATCCCGGACTCGAGCGGCCCGCGCCCGACCAGCAGGGTCCAGGCGGTGCAGCCGACGAGCGTCGCCACCGTCATCGGCCAGAACGGCTCGAGCGCCCGGAACGCGAGGAGGTCGCTGCCCGTGGCCCCGGGGTCGGGCTGCAGCAGCGCCCAGGCGATGAGCTGCGCGGAGTAGGCGGTCAGCGGCATCGCCCCGACGGCGCGCAGCGGGATCGCGAGCCACCGCAGCGGCGTCGCGCACAGCAGCACGCACGCGGCGATCACCGCGATCGCGAACCCGCCCGATCCGATCGCCTCGCCCACGCCGCTCGAGTGCGGTTCGGCCGAGAGCGCGTGCCACGGGCCGGCGGGGGCGGCCCAGCGCCCGAACAGCCCGTACCCGACGGCCGCCAGCACGGTGCCGGCGGCGAGCAGGAGCGCCGCCGTCAGCGGCATCGACAGGCGCAGCCGCCCGATGCCCAGGCCGGCCGCCACGAACGCCGCCCACAGCGGGAACGGGTAGTTCCAGCCGATCGCGTCGGCCGCGACCTCGCCGCCGGGCGTCTGCCACATCGGCAGGGTGTTCAGCCACGCGATCGCGAACGGCACGACGACCCCGATCGCCGCCGCGACGACGAAGAGCCGCGTGGCGCGCCAGCGCAGCGCGGGCAGCGCGAGGAGGAACAGGATCGCGTAGGCGGGCAGGATCACGATGACCGGCGTCGCGAGGCTGATCAGCAGCAGTCCCCAGGCCCAGATGCACACGGCGCGCAGCGCGATGCGGCCGCGGGCGAGCGTGAGGTCTGTGCCGTCGGCACCGCGCCATCCCCCGGTCGTGAGGGCGAGCGAGACGCCGGCCAGCGTGGCGAACAGGATGGACGAGCGACCGTCGACCAGGCCGAGCCAGCTGCCCGGGTCGCGCCACACGAGCGCGGGCGTCGTGAGCAGATGCGCGGCGAACATGCCGACCACGGCGATCCCGCGGGCGAGGTCGACGCCCGCCTCGCGCCCGGGCCCGTCGAAGCGCCGCCATCGCGCGGCGAGACGCGACGGCGCCGGCTCCCCCGTGCGGGGCGAGGCGGCGCCGTCGATCGTCATGTCACTGCTGCCGCAGCAGCCAGACGAGCAGGGCCTTCTGCGCGTGCAGGCGGTTCTCCGCCTCGTCCCAGATCACGCTCTGCGGCCCGTCGATCACGTCGGCGTCGACCTCGTACCCGCGATCGGCGGGGAGGCAGTGGATGAAGATCGCGGCGGGATCGGCGACCGACATCGTCTCCTGGGTCACCTTGTAGGCGCCGAGGTCGCGCAGGCGAGCGAGCTTCTCCTCCTCCTTGCCCATCGAGACCCACGTGTCGGTGACGACCACGTCTGCCCCCGCGGCGGCCTCGAGGGGGTCGGTGTAGAGCGTGACGGAGCCGCCCGTCTCGGCGGCGATCCGGTCGGCGTCGGCGACCACGTCCTCGCGGGGCGCGTAGTCCTCGGGCGAGGCCACGCGCACGTGCATGCCGGCCATCGCGCCGGCCAGCGCGTACGAGTGGGCCATGTTGCTGCGCCCGTCGCCGAAGAACGACAGCGTCAGCCCCTTCAGCTCGCCCTTGTGCTCGCGGATCGTGAGCAGGTCGGCCAGCAGCTGGCAGGGGTGGAAGTCGTCGGAGAGCGCGTTGATGACCGGCACGCGGGTGCCCTCGGCCATCTCCTCGAGCCCGGCCTGCGCGTAGGTGCGCCACACGATCGCGGCGACCTGGCGCTCGAGCACCCGCGCGGTGTCGGCCGGCGTCTCCTTGCCGCCGAGCTGACTGCTGGCGGTGGAGATGATCAGCGGCGTGCCACCGAGATCGGCGATCCCGACCGCGAACGACACCCGGGTGCGGGTGGACGACTTGTCGAAGATCACCGCCACGGTCTGCGGGCCCTCGAGCGGGCGCTGCGACCACCGGTCGGCCTTCAGCTGCGCGGCGAGATCGAGGATCTCGGCCTGCTCGGCCGGGGTGATGCTGTCGTCGCGCAGGAAGTGGCGAGTCATGCGGGGATCTCCTGGGTCTGCGCGACGGCGGCGAGCGCCTCGCGGAAGAGGTTGAGGAACTCGTCGATCTCGGCGTCGCCGATCGTGTAGGCCGGCGCGAGGCGGATCACGTCGGCCGCCGGGGCGTTGACGATCAGGCCGCGCTCGAGCGCCGCGGCGGCGACCTGCGGCGCGACCGGCTCCTCGAGCGTCACGCCGATGAGCAGGCCGGCGCCGCGCGTGCCCGAGACGATCGGGTACTCCGCGACCGCGGCGCGCAGCTGGTCGCCGCGGGCGGTCACGTTGGCCAGCAGGTCCTCGCTCTCGATGAAGCCCAGCACCGCGTCGGCGACGTGGCTGGCGAGCGGGTTGCCGCCGAACGTGGAGTTGTGCGTGCCGGGCGAGAACAGCTCGCTCGCCGCGCCGAACGTGATCAGCCCGCCGAGCGGGAAGCCGGCGGCGACGCCCTTGGCGAAGGTCACCGCGTCGGGCACGACGTCGGTGTGCTGGAAGGCGAACCACCGCCCCGTGCGCCCCGAGCCGGTCTGCACCTCGTCGAGGATGAGCAGCGCGTCGTGCGCGGTCGCGAGCTCGCGCGCCCGGGCGAGGAAGCGCTCGGGCAGCTCGCGCACGCCGGCCTCGCCCTGGATCGGCTCGATCACGATGGCCGCCACGCCGCCCTCCGCGAACGCGGCCTCGAGCGCCTCGATCGTGACGGGGATCGCCTTCGCGCCCGGCAGCAGCGGCGCGAAGGGATCCTGGTAGGCGGCCTTGGGCGTGAGCGACAGCGCGCCCGTGGTGCGGCCGTGGAACGCGCCCTCGAGGCAGAGGATCGTCTGCGCGCCGCGCGGGTTGCCGTGCAGCCGCGCGAGCTTGATCGCCGACTCGTTGGCCTCGCTGCCGGAGTTGGCCAGGAACACCCGGCCCTGCTCGCCCGTGCCGGCGAGGCGCTTCAGCCGCGCGGCGAGCGCGAGCTGCGGCTCGGACGTGTAGAGGTTCGACACGTGCGCGAGGGTCGCGGCCTGGCGCGAGACCGCCTCGACGAACACGGGGTGGGCGTGCCCGAGGCAGTTCACCGCGATGCCGCCGAGGAAGTCGAGGTAGCGGGTGCCCTCGTCGTCCCACAGGTGGGACCCCTCGCCCCGCACGAACAGTCGCGGACGGCTCCCGAGGTTCATGAGGTCGCGCTCGGCGGCCACCTTCCATTCGATGCTGCTGCTCATGCCACGACCTCCGTTCCGATTCCCTCACTGGTGAACAGTTCCACGAGCACCGAGTGCGGCACCCGCCCGTCGATGATCGACGCCTTCTCGACCCCACCCTCGACCGCGTCGAGGCAGGCCTGCATCTTGGGGATCATCCCCGACTCGAGCTTCGGCATGAGCTCGCGCAGCTCGGCCGCCCGCAGGTGCGAGACGAGCGAGTCGCGGCGCGGCCAGTCGGCGTAGAGCCCCGGCACGTCGGTGAGGATGACGAGCTTCTTGGCCCCCAGCGCCCGCGCGAGCGCGGAGGCCGCGGCGTCCGCGTTGATGTTGAGCGTCTGCCCGGGGCGATCGAGGTCGGGGGCCACGCCGGCGACGACGGGGATGCGATCGGCCTTGAGGTGATCGATCACCGGCGTCGGATCCACCTGCACCACGTCGCCCACGCGGCCGAGGCTCTCCTCGACGCCGTCGATCACGACGCCGCGGCGGCGGCCGCCGAACAGGGCCGCGTCCTCGCCGGACAGGCCCACGGCGAAGGGGCCGTGCGAGTTGATCTTCGCCACGAGCTGCGGGTTGATCTGGCCCGTCAGCACCATCCGCACCACCGAGATCGCCTCGGTCGAGGTGACGCGGTAGCCGCCCTTGAACTCGCTCGGGATGGCGAGGCGATCGAGCATGTTCGAGATCTGCGGGCCGCCGCCGTGCACGACCACGGGCTTGATGCCCACGTAGCGCAGGTAGGCGATGTCCTCCGCGAAGGCGTCCTGCAGCTCCTCGCTGATCATCGCGTTGCCGCCGTACTTGACGACGACGATCTGGTCGCGGAACTGCTTGAGCCACGGCAGCGACTCGATGAGCGTGGTCGCCTTGAAGGCCGCCTGCTCGGGCGTGGTCTGCTGGAGATCGATCTCGCTCATGAGCTGTAGGCGCTGTTCTCGTGGACGTACGCGTGGGTGAGGTCGTTCGTCATGATGGTCGCCGTCTCCTCGCCCGAGAACAGGTCGATCTCGATGGTCGTGGCCCGCGGCGTGAGGTCGACCTCCTCGCGCGGACGGTCGGGACCGCCCTGCGTGCACACGCGCACGCCGTTCATCCAGACGTCCACGTTGTAGGGGTCGAACTCGGCGCTCGTCGTGCCGATCGCGGCGAGCACGCGCCCCCAGTTGGGGTCGTTGCCGAAGATCGCGGTCTTGAAGAGGCTGTTGCGGGCCAGCGCGCGGCCCACCTCGACGGCGTCGTCCTCGGTGGCTGCCCCGCGCACGTGGATCGAGATCTCGTGGCTGGCTCCCTCCGCGTCGGCCATGAGCTGCGTGGCGAGATCCCGGCACACGTCGGTGAGCGCGGCGCGGAACGCCTCCGGCTCCGGCTCGACCCCCGAGGCGCCGCTCGCGAGGAGGGTGACCTGGTCGTTGGTCGACATCGCGCCGTCGGAGTCGAGGCGATCGAACGTCACCCGGGTGGCCGCGCGCAGGTGCGCGTCGGCCTGCTCCGGCGTGAGCACGGCATCGGTGGTCAGCACGACGAGCATCGTGGCCAGCGCCGGCGCGAGCATGCCCGCGCCCTTCGCCATGCCGCCGATCGTCCAGCCGTCGCCCGCGAACGTCGCGGTCTTGGGCACGGTGTCGGTCGTCATGATCGCCTCCGCCGCGGCGGGGCCGCCGTCGGCGCTCAGCTGCGCGATCGCGGTCTCGGTGCCCGCGAGCACCTTGGCGCGGAAGGCCTCGTCGCCCGTGCCGATCAGCCCGGTCGAGCACACGAGCACATCGCCGGCGCTGACGCCCAGGAGCTCGGCCGCCTTCTCGGCGGTCTGGTGCGTGGTCTGGAAGCCGAACGAACCCGTGAAGCAGTTGGCGCCGCCCGAGTTGAGCACGATCGCCTCGACGGCGCCGTCCGCGATGGCCTGCTGCGACCACAGGATCGGGTTGGCCTTGGCGCGGTTGCTCGTGAACACCGCCGCGCCCGTCTTGAGCGGGCCGCGGTTGACCACGACGGCGACGTCGGGCTTGCCCGTCGACTTCAGTCCGGCCGCGACTCCGGTCGCCTCGAATCCTGCGGGGGCGGTCACGCTCACGGCGCCACTCCGTTCACTGAGAGCGCGGTGCCTTCCGGCAGGCCCAGCGCGAGGTTCATGGACTGGATCGCGGCGCCCGCGGTCCCCTTGGTGAGGTTGTCGACCGCCGTGACGACGACGACGCGGCCCGCCGCGCGATCGATCGCGAGCCCCATCAGCGCCGTGTTGGCGCCGAGCACGTCGGCCGTGCGGGGCATCTGGCCCTCCGGGAGCAGCTGCACGAAGGTCTCGTCGCCGTACGCGGCCTCCCACGCGTCGCGGATCTGCGCGTCCGTCGCTCCGGCCGCGATCGGCGCGGTGCTCGTGGCGAGGATGCCGCGGGCCATGGGGA
This genomic interval from Microbacterium sediminis contains the following:
- a CDS encoding heparan-alpha-glucosaminide N-acetyltransferase domain-containing protein: MTIDGAASPRTGEPAPSRLAARWRRFDGPGREAGVDLARGIAVVGMFAAHLLTTPALVWRDPGSWLGLVDGRSSILFATLAGVSLALTTGGWRGADGTDLTLARGRIALRAVCIWAWGLLLISLATPVIVILPAYAILFLLALPALRWRATRLFVVAAAIGVVVPFAIAWLNTLPMWQTPGGEVAADAIGWNYPFPLWAAFVAAGLGIGRLRLSMPLTAALLLAAGTVLAAVGYGLFGRWAAPAGPWHALSAEPHSSGVGEAIGSGGFAIAVIAACVLLCATPLRWLAIPLRAVGAMPLTAYSAQLIAWALLQPDPGATGSDLLAFRALEPFWPMTVATLVGCTAWTLLVGRGPLESGISWLARRLTPPHERSRLTP
- the argB gene encoding acetylglutamate kinase, which codes for MSEIDLQQTTPEQAAFKATTLIESLPWLKQFRDQIVVVKYGGNAMISEELQDAFAEDIAYLRYVGIKPVVVHGGGPQISNMLDRLAIPSEFKGGYRVTSTEAISVVRMVLTGQINPQLVAKINSHGPFAVGLSGEDAALFGGRRRGVVIDGVEESLGRVGDVVQVDPTPVIDHLKADRIPVVAGVAPDLDRPGQTLNINADAAASALARALGAKKLVILTDVPGLYADWPRRDSLVSHLRAAELRELMPKLESGMIPKMQACLDAVEGGVEKASIIDGRVPHSVLVELFTSEGIGTEVVA
- the tyrS gene encoding tyrosine--tRNA ligase; this translates as MTAVTPVAVQANDPTFENVFDELVWRGLVHVSTDQEALRELLGGDPIVYYCGFDPTAPSLHLGNLVQLLTMRRLQLAGHRPLGLVGGATGLIGDPKPTAERTLNDAETVAGWVARLRTQVERFLSFEGENAARIVNNLDWTAPMSAIDFLRDIGKHFRVGTMLKKDSVSARLNSETGISYTEFSYQILQGMDFLQLYREYGCVLQTGGSDQWGNLTSGTDLVHRVEGTSVHAIGTPLITDADGKKFGKSEGNAIWLDAEMCSPYAMYQFWLNADDAIVVTLLKVFTFLTRAEIEELAQQVETEPFRRAAQKRLALEVTATVHGIDAAEKAIAASEALFGKGDLAALDAGTLASALRELPNATLVPGTPVLQALVETGLVASLSEARRAIAQGGVTLDGAKVESEDATITGGLPGGVSVLRRGKKALAGIFVAG
- the argJ gene encoding bifunctional glutamate N-acetyltransferase/amino-acid acetyltransferase ArgJ gives rise to the protein MSVTAPAGFEATGVAAGLKSTGKPDVAVVVNRGPLKTGAAVFTSNRAKANPILWSQQAIADGAVEAIVLNSGGANCFTGSFGFQTTHQTAEKAAELLGVSAGDVLVCSTGLIGTGDEAFRAKVLAGTETAIAQLSADGGPAAAEAIMTTDTVPKTATFAGDGWTIGGMAKGAGMLAPALATMLVVLTTDAVLTPEQADAHLRAATRVTFDRLDSDGAMSTNDQVTLLASGASGVEPEPEAFRAALTDVCRDLATQLMADAEGASHEISIHVRGAATEDDAVEVGRALARNSLFKTAIFGNDPNWGRVLAAIGTTSAEFDPYNVDVWMNGVRVCTQGGPDRPREEVDLTPRATTIEIDLFSGEETATIMTNDLTHAYVHENSAYSS
- the argH gene encoding argininosuccinate lyase, with translation MSTSGHGTNEGALWGARFASGPSPELQELSRSTHFDWALALYDIRGSHAHATALAAAGYLTDDEARRMHEGLDALAARVQDGTLRPRPTDEDVHGALEAALIDEVGADLGGRLRAGRSRNDQIATLVRMYLIDHAQVIAKELLALVDALVAQAEAHPGAILPGRTHLQHAQPVLLAHHLQAHAWPLVRDLERLRDWRARAGVSPYGGGALAGSTLGLDPQLVADELGLDRPSENSLDGTAARDVVAEFAYIAAQIGIDVSRLAEEIILWNTREFGFVTLDDGYSTGSSIMPQKKNPDIAELARGKSGRLIGNLTGLLATLKALPLAYNRDLQEDKEPVFDSVATLEVLLPAFTGMVATMRFDTDRMAELAPQGFSLATDVAEWLVKRRVPFRDAHEISGALVRACEERGIGLEDADDELLASVSEQLTPEVREVLTIDGSVASRSGVGGTAPERVAEQRAELVARAQRAAHALGL
- a CDS encoding acetylornithine transaminase; its protein translation is MSSSIEWKVAAERDLMNLGSRPRLFVRGEGSHLWDDEGTRYLDFLGGIAVNCLGHAHPVFVEAVSRQAATLAHVSNLYTSEPQLALAARLKRLAGTGEQGRVFLANSGSEANESAIKLARLHGNPRGAQTILCLEGAFHGRTTGALSLTPKAAYQDPFAPLLPGAKAIPVTIEALEAAFAEGGVAAIVIEPIQGEAGVRELPERFLARARELATAHDALLILDEVQTGSGRTGRWFAFQHTDVVPDAVTFAKGVAAGFPLGGLITFGAASELFSPGTHNSTFGGNPLASHVADAVLGFIESEDLLANVTARGDQLRAAVAEYPIVSGTRGAGLLIGVTLEEPVAPQVAAAALERGLIVNAPAADVIRLAPAYTIGDAEIDEFLNLFREALAAVAQTQEIPA
- the argF gene encoding ornithine carbamoyltransferase, with the translated sequence MTRHFLRDDSITPAEQAEILDLAAQLKADRWSQRPLEGPQTVAVIFDKSSTRTRVSFAVGIADLGGTPLIISTASSQLGGKETPADTARVLERQVAAIVWRTYAQAGLEEMAEGTRVPVINALSDDFHPCQLLADLLTIREHKGELKGLTLSFFGDGRSNMAHSYALAGAMAGMHVRVASPEDYAPREDVVADADRIAAETGGSVTLYTDPLEAAAGADVVVTDTWVSMGKEEEKLARLRDLGAYKVTQETMSVADPAAIFIHCLPADRGYEVDADVIDGPQSVIWDEAENRLHAQKALLVWLLRQQ